The following coding sequences lie in one Candidatus Lernaella stagnicola genomic window:
- a CDS encoding zinc ribbon domain-containing protein — protein MKCPSCGKKLPEGSIECPHCIQDSAFAFEPYPIVPESSAGGGAIALVVAVFVAGAGAIGWAWFTTLTGRLFGWPAILIGVLVGLAVRVSGGPEPRTRGIIGLIGGVVGIGGGILLILYQIAFNWDVLAGAADVSNVAFIFVGLSLARSLAGAKKRPLSEGGLIREIMNQSNKTTK, from the coding sequence GTGAAGTGTCCCAGTTGCGGCAAAAAGCTGCCGGAAGGCAGCATTGAATGCCCGCATTGCATTCAGGACTCGGCCTTCGCCTTCGAACCTTACCCCATCGTTCCTGAATCCAGCGCCGGCGGCGGCGCCATCGCGCTGGTCGTGGCGGTATTCGTCGCCGGAGCGGGGGCCATTGGGTGGGCGTGGTTCACGACACTTACCGGTCGGCTTTTCGGCTGGCCGGCCATCCTGATTGGTGTGCTGGTCGGGTTGGCGGTTCGCGTCTCCGGCGGTCCCGAGCCAAGGACGCGCGGCATCATCGGTTTGATCGGCGGCGTGGTGGGCATCGGCGGCGGCATCCTGCTGATTTTGTATCAAATCGCCTTCAACTGGGATGTGCTGGCCGGTGCGGCCGACGTGAGTAACGTGGCGTTCATTTTTGTCGGCTTGTCCTTGGCGCGCTCCTTGGCGGGCGCGAAAAAGCGGCCGCTCAGTGAGGGCGGTCTGATACGCGAAATCATGAATCAGTCGAATAAAACCACAAAGTAG
- a CDS encoding CDC27 family protein, which translates to MHVRRTAMLLAVAAALVAYLLVAVPCLASSQSADHLQAIAEDAFIKGDYARAFRFFELAYAADPERTDNLHRQALCAGHLGQWGKAEALLRDVLSKSEARPEAHFDFGLALYMQGQYRDALNALDRAAELGVDLPTLDYYRGAAYFRLGEFEQALAPLSSASRALPQRNAHLGYYLGGTDLALGDYEAAIENLQRAYERTEPGAFRDLIGRLLMEAEEKRRRQRWFEIRFDLGGAYDSNVFYEPEEFEIADREGFLGYTDLDIALYPYRRDWASIGVGYRFYQSLHVDTTKEQLLSDFNLTSHMPRLEAMLRIVPGRVPVYLGGAYERSRHFLAGEHYQDANVYTPYFTISETHWTATQLGARLETNRFKKFNERDAFYAAPAIAQLFAYAKGTGRLFVEASYEHNDADAEQYTYRGIGGYVATDFTLVGPLDVLAGWRYRYLDYTQSEEGRIDRKMVIDAALRVHATRWLAFGTGYRFQNNVSLDPFSYEKHVYYLETNIAF; encoded by the coding sequence ATGCACGTGAGGCGAACGGCCATGCTGCTCGCGGTCGCGGCCGCGCTGGTCGCGTACCTGCTCGTGGCCGTGCCGTGTCTCGCCTCTTCTCAGTCCGCCGATCACCTGCAAGCCATCGCCGAGGATGCCTTCATCAAGGGCGACTACGCGCGCGCCTTTCGTTTTTTCGAATTGGCCTACGCCGCCGACCCTGAGCGCACCGACAACCTGCATCGCCAAGCCCTGTGCGCCGGGCACTTGGGCCAATGGGGCAAGGCGGAAGCGTTGCTGCGTGACGTGTTATCCAAATCCGAGGCGCGCCCGGAGGCGCATTTCGACTTCGGCCTGGCCTTGTATATGCAGGGGCAATACCGCGACGCCCTGAACGCCTTGGACCGCGCGGCCGAACTCGGCGTGGATCTACCGACGCTGGATTACTACCGCGGCGCGGCCTATTTCCGTCTCGGCGAATTCGAGCAGGCGCTCGCGCCGCTGTCCAGCGCTTCGCGCGCGCTACCGCAACGCAACGCCCACCTCGGCTACTACCTGGGCGGCACCGATCTCGCCCTGGGCGACTACGAGGCGGCCATCGAAAACCTGCAGCGTGCTTACGAACGCACCGAGCCCGGAGCGTTTCGCGATTTGATCGGGCGGTTGCTGATGGAGGCGGAGGAAAAACGGCGCCGACAACGGTGGTTTGAAATTCGATTCGATCTGGGCGGCGCCTACGATTCCAATGTGTTCTACGAACCCGAGGAATTCGAAATCGCCGACCGCGAAGGTTTTCTGGGCTACACCGACCTGGACATCGCCTTGTATCCCTATCGCCGCGACTGGGCGAGCATCGGCGTCGGCTATCGTTTCTACCAAAGCCTGCACGTGGACACGACCAAAGAACAGTTGCTGTCGGATTTCAACCTTACCTCGCACATGCCCCGTCTCGAAGCCATGCTGCGCATCGTCCCGGGGCGCGTGCCGGTGTATCTCGGTGGGGCGTACGAACGTTCCCGTCACTTCCTGGCCGGCGAGCATTACCAAGACGCCAACGTCTACACGCCGTACTTTACGATCTCCGAAACTCATTGGACCGCCACGCAACTCGGCGCGCGGCTGGAAACCAATCGCTTCAAGAAATTCAACGAACGCGACGCGTTTTACGCCGCCCCGGCTATCGCGCAGTTGTTCGCGTACGCCAAGGGCACGGGTCGCCTCTTTGTGGAAGCGAGTTACGAGCATAACGACGCCGATGCGGAGCAATACACCTACCGCGGTATCGGCGGCTATGTAGCCACGGATTTCACGCTCGTCGGGCCGCTGGATGTGCTGGCCGGGTGGCGCTATCGCTACCTCGACTACACCCAAAGCGAGGAAGGTCGCATCGACCGCAAGATGGTCATCGACGCCGCCCTGCGCGTACACGCCACGCGGTGGTTGGCTTTCGGCACCGGCTACCGGTTCCAGAACAACGTCAGCCTCGATCCCTTCAGCTACGAAAAGCACGTCTACTACCTGGAAACCAACATCGCCTTCTAG
- the trxA gene encoding thioredoxin, with protein MLEVNDNTFEAEILQHEGLSLVDFWAPWCAPCKMVGPIMEQLAADFDGRVKVSKLNVDEAPQTPGKYSIRGIPTVILFKNGEMVDQVVGARPKAHFEEILNKHLG; from the coding sequence ATGCTCGAAGTTAATGACAACACGTTCGAGGCCGAAATTCTGCAGCACGAGGGCTTGTCGCTCGTCGATTTTTGGGCTCCGTGGTGCGCACCGTGCAAGATGGTCGGTCCGATCATGGAACAACTCGCCGCCGATTTCGACGGCCGGGTTAAAGTTTCGAAATTGAACGTGGACGAAGCGCCCCAGACGCCGGGCAAATACAGCATCCGCGGTATTCCGACCGTCATCTTGTTCAAAAACGGCGAAATGGTCGATCAGGTTGTCGGCGCCCGTCCGAAGGCTCATTTCGAGGAAATCCTCAATAAGCATCTAGGCTAA
- a CDS encoding metalloregulator ArsR/SmtB family transcription factor, with the protein MSDTKDFADTLKLMGNPTRLRILAALADGSCHVGRICRLLNLPQATVSQHLALLRNSDIVSARRDGVKVCYSLDDALTEQILNLIHKTKGKPGGTHARS; encoded by the coding sequence ATGAGCGATACGAAGGATTTTGCCGATACATTGAAACTCATGGGGAACCCGACCCGCCTGCGCATTCTGGCGGCGTTGGCCGACGGCAGTTGCCATGTCGGTCGAATATGCCGCCTTCTAAATCTGCCGCAGGCGACGGTCAGCCAGCATTTGGCGTTGTTACGCAACAGCGATATCGTGTCGGCGCGTCGTGACGGCGTGAAGGTATGTTACAGTTTGGACGACGCGCTTACCGAACAAATATTGAACTTGATACACAAAACCAAGGGAAAGCCAGGAGGAACGCATGCTCGAAGTTAA